Proteins encoded by one window of Vitis riparia cultivar Riparia Gloire de Montpellier isolate 1030 chromosome 11, EGFV_Vit.rip_1.0, whole genome shotgun sequence:
- the LOC117924879 gene encoding prostatic spermine-binding protein-like: MEVGSLSSAVVALEKMMVCCAMEAVVVETLVAAGRSLASILMMSGSLMNVVNASPQLVGMDERFPFDELHRRKQPDTKNTDGSETEDDEDDDDEDDADDPEDDAGDEDFSGEEGEDDEGDPEDDPAANGDGGSDDEDDDDDDGDEDDEDDGGEEEDEEDEDEEIQQPPAKKRK, from the exons ATGGAAGTGGGGAGTCTCAGCTCTGCTGTGGTGGCTTTGGAAAAGATGATGGTATGCTGTGCCATGGAAGCTGTGGTTGTGGAGACCCTTGTGGCTGCTGGGAGATCTCTTGCTTCCATTCTCATGATG TCAGGATCATTGATGAATGTTGTAAATGCTTCTCCTCAATTAGTAGGGATGGATGAAAG GTTTCCTTTTGATGAGCTTCACAGAAGGAAGCAGCCTGACACCAAAAACACAGATGGTAGTGAAACTGAGGATGATGAAgacgatgatgatgaagatgatgcaGATGACCCTGAAGATGATGCAGGTGATGAAGATTTCTCGGGTGAAGAAGGAGAGGATGATGAAGGGGATCCTGAGGATGATCCTGCTGCCAATGGTGATGGGGGTAGCGATGATGAggatgacgatgatgatgatggtgatgaggATGATGAGGACGATGGAGGAGAGGAAGAAGACGAGGAAGATGAGGATGAAGAGATTCAACAGCCACCTGCTAAGAAGAGGAAATGA